In the Lactobacillus paragasseri genome, GTTAATGGTGAAAAGCTTGATTTAGCAAAAGTTAAATTTAGTGATTTTGAATTATCACTTGATATGCATCAAGGTCTTCTCTCAAGAAGCTTTGTCTATGAAGGAAAAGATGTCAAAGTTAAGTTTGAATTTGAACGTTTTCTTCATATTATTCAAAAAGAAGCAGCCTTAATTAAAGTTAAAGCAACTGTACTTGAAGGACATGCAAAAATTGATTTTGATTCAACTTTAGATGGAACAGTTGTTAACGAAGACAGTAATTATGATGAACGTTTCTGGGTTCCACTTGGTGAAGATAAAGATAGAAGAACTATCCAAGTAAAAACTAAGCCAAATCCATATGAAGTTCCTCAGTTTACGGTTTTGCTTAAGCAAGCATTACGCCATAACGGGGAAGCACTTCAAGGTGAAGTTTCAAGTCAAGAAGCCAAGTTAAGTGAAAAAATTTCAGTTGAACTAGATCAAGATCAGAGCTATGAGCTTGAAAAAGACGTCATCGTTGTAACAAGTCGTGACGTTGAAGAGAAAGATCAAGCTGATGTTGCAGAAAACTTAATGAGCAAGCTTCAAGCAAAAAGCTTTGCAGAAAACTTGGCTGAACATACTGCTACCTGGGAAAAGCGTTGGGAAACAAGTGATGTTGAAATTGCTGGGGATGCAGCCGCTCAACAAGGCATTCGTTTCAATATTCTTCAATTATTTATGACTTACTATGGTGAAGATGAAAGATTGAATGTTGGTCCAAAAGGATTTACTGGTGAGAAATATGGTGGTGCTACTTATTGGGACACCGAAGCATTTATTGTTCCAATGTACTTAGCCATTACTAAACCAAGTGTTACTAAAGCATTGCTAGAATATCGTCATAATCAATTACCAGGCGCTTATCACAATGCTAAGGAACAAGGTCTTCCAGGTGCGTTATTCCCAATGGTTACCTTTAACGGTATTGAATGCCACAACGAATGGGAAATTACTTTTGAAGAAATCCACCGAAATGCTGATATTCCGCACGCAATTGCAATGTACACCGAATATACTGGTGACGATAGCTATGTTAAGAACGAAGGCATGGATGTCTTAGTTGGGACTGCAAGGTTCTGGGCAGCTAGAGTTCATTGGTCTAAATGGCGTAATAAATATGTAATGCATGGTGTTACTGGACCAAATGAATATGAGAATAATGTCAATAATAACTGGTTCACTAGTACTATGGCAAGATGGCTCTTGAAATATACGCTAGAGCGTTTGCCGCTTGCAACTAAAGAAGCTCAAGAAAGAGTTCATGTCACTGAGGAAGAAAAGGAAAAGTGGCAAGACATTGTTGATAAAATTTATCTTCCAGAAGATAAAGATTTGGGCATTTTCTTACAACAGGATGACTTCCTTGATAAAGAAATTCGTCCAGTAAGCGAAATTGAGGATCAAAGACCAATTAATCAACACTGGTCATGGGATAAGATTTTAAGATCGCCATTTATCAAGCAAGCAGATGTATTACAAGGAATCTACTTCTTCCCAGAAAATTACACTAAAGAACAAAAAGAGAAGAACTTTGATTTTTATGAACCATTAACCGTTCATGAAAGCTCATTATCTCCTTCAATTCACTCAGTTTTAGCAGCTGAACTAGGAAAGAAAGATAAGGCTGTTGAGCTTTATGAAAGAACTGCAAGACTTGACTTAGATAATTACAACAACGATACAGTTGACGGTTTGCACATTACTTCAATGAGTGGCTCATGGCTAGCAATCGTGCAAGGCTTTGCAGGTATGCGTTATGATCACGATCAATTAAAATTCAAGCCATTTATTCCAGATAACTGGAATCATTACAGCTTCAAGATTAATTATCGCGGTCGCTTGATTGAAGTTTATGTTGATCACCAAGAAACTAAGATTTCACTGCTTAAAGGTGAAAATCTCGAAATTTTAGTTAATGATCAAAAAGTTATGCTCAAAGAAGGTGAAACTGAATGCTTAAAGGCTTAATTTTTGACTTAGATGGGGTTTTAACTAACTCGGCTGTTTACCACTTGACTGCTTGGAATAATTTGGCTAAAGAATTAGGAATTAACCTAACAGATGAACAGCTTAATAGCTTAAGAGGTATTTCAAGAATGGATTCATTAAATTTGATCTTGAAATACGGTGGTCAAGAAAATAAATATTCTGAAGCAGAAAAAGAAAAATTTGCTGCAGAAAAGAATACTAAGTTTGTTGAACAAGTTGAAAAGATGACGCCAGCAGATATTTTACCGGGCATTCCTGAATTACTTAGTGATGCAAAGAAGCAAAATTTAAAGATGGTTATTGCTTCTGCCTCAAAAAACGCACCTAAGATCTTAACTAAATTAGGAATTATGGATGAGTTTGATGGCATTGTTGATCCAGCTACTCTTCATCGAGGAAAACCAGATCCAGAAATTTACGAAAAAGCACAAAAATTACTGGGTTTGAATGCAGATGAAGTTATTAGCTTTGAAGATGCTCAAGCTGGTGTTCAATCAATTAAGAGTGCTGGACAATTTGCAGTAGGGATTGGAGATAAAGAAGTCTTAAAAGAGGCTGATTATGTTGTTCCAACTACTAAAGAATTAAAACTTTCAGAAATTGAATCAGTTTTTAATAAAAAATAAGAGGGAAGTAGGGAAAGAGAATGGTTGAAGTAGATTTAAACCATATCTATAAAAAGTACGAAGGAAATGATAAATATTCAGTTAATGACTTTGATTTACACATCAAAGACAAAGAATTTATCGTTTTTGTTGGGCCATCTGGTTGTGGTAAGTCAACTACTTTAAGAATGGTTGCTGGTCTGGAAGATATTTCTAAAGGTACTTTAGAAATTGACCATAAAGTAATGAACGATGTTGCTCCTAAAGATAGAAACATTGCGATGGTATTCCAGAACTATGCTTTATACCCTCACATGTCAATTTACGACAACATGGCTTTTGGATTGAAGCTTCGTCACTACAAGAAAGATGAAATTGATAAACGGGTTAAACATGCTGCTGAAATTTTGGGCTTGTCTGAATACCTTGATAAAAAGCCATCGGAATTGTCTGGTGGTCAAAGACAGCGTGTTGCCTTAGGACGTGCAATTGTGCGAGATGCACCAATCTTCTTGATGGACGAACCTTTATCAAACCTAGATGCAAAATTACGTGTCACAATGCGTGCTGAAATTGCTAAATTACACCAAAACTTAGGAACTACTACTATCTATGTTACTCACGATCAAACTGAAGCTATGACTTTAGCTGACCGAGTAGTTGTTATGTCAGTTGGTCAAGTTCAGCAGATCGGAACGCCACTTGAAGTTTACAACAAGCCTGTAAATATGTTTGTTGCTGGTTTTATCGGTTCTCCGCAAATGAACTTCTTCAATGTTCACTTTAAGGGTAATCGAATTAGTGACGGCAAAGGTTTAAATATCGAAATTCCTGAAGGTAAGGCTAAGATGCTTAAAGATAAGGGATATGAAGATAAAGACTTAGTCTTTGGTATTCGTCCAGAAGACATTCACTCAGAAGAAGCCTTCCTTGAGACTTGGCCAAACCAAACTGTTAAATCTACAGTTGTCGTTTCTGAATTGCTGGGATCAACTATTCAACTTTATCAAAAAGTAGATGGCACAGAATTTGTAGCCATCGTAAATGCCCGTGATTACCATACTCCAGGCGATAAGGTAGAAATGGGATTTGATGTCAACAAAGCTCACTTCTTTGATAAAGATACAACGAATGCCATTCGTTAACTTGCAGAAGAGGACGCTTCTGCAAATATTAATTAAGCTTACAACGAGTGTGAAACTTGGTTCACGGTTGTAATAATGTGTTTAGCCTTTTATGGCTAGGAGGAAATATCATGAAGTTATGGAAAAAATTGGCTTTAGGTAGTGTCGTAGCTTTATCAGCTATTTCATTAACTGCCTGTGGTAAGAGTTCTAATTCAAACGAATCAAAGAGCTCAGATAAACAACTAACCCTTTGGGTAGATACTGCTCGTGTTAGTTGGTACAAGGGTGTTGTAAAAGACTTTGAAAAAGAACACCCTAACATTAAAGTTAAGGTTACCCAAAACCCTAATGGTTCTGCTAATGCCAAGACTGACGTTGGTAAGGACCCTTCAAAGGCCGCAGATGTTTTTGGTGTTCCAAACGACCAATTAGGTCAAATGGCAGATTCAGGTTATATCAACCCACTTTCACCATCTGATACTAAAGAAATTAAGAAAAACTCAGTTCCAGAAGCATATAAGGGTGCTGAATGGAAAGGTAAGCTTTACGCATATCCATACGCAGAACAAGCACAAACCGTTTACTACGACAAGTCTAAGCTTTCTCCAGAAGATGTTAAATCTTGGAAGACCATGACTTCTAAAGGTGTAGTTGCAACCGACTTTACTAACGCTTACGTAATGTGGCCAGTAATGTTCTCAGCAGGCACTAAGCTATTTGGCGACAGCGGAGAAGAAGTAAAGGGTTCAACATTTGACTCACAAAATGGTGTTAACGCAATGAAGTGGTATGCAGAACAAAAGAATAACAAGGGTGTTATGCAAACCTCTAACGCACTTAACCAATTAAAGAAGGGTCACGCTCAAGCTATCTTAGATGGTCCATGGAATGCAGCAAACATTAAGAAGATCTTAGGTAAGAACTTGGGCGTTGCACCATATCCAACTATTGAACTTGGTGGCAAGACTGCTCAAATGGAAGCTTTCTTAGGTATTGAATGTTTCGCAGTTAACTCTCATACTTCTAACGCTAAGAATGCTGCAATATTGGCTAAATACTTATCAAACAAAGAAAACCAATTAATCGTTCACAAGAATGCTGGTGAAATTCCTGTAAACAAGGCAGCTCAAAATACTACAGAAGTTAAGAATGATCCAGTTGCTAAGGCTGTAATTCAAATGGCTCAACCAGGCTACTCAGTTCTTCAACCAAAATTGCCACAAATGTCAATCTTCTGGAACGACTCAGCTCCATTAATTAGTGGTGCATACGACGGCAAGATTAAGCCATCACAATACAAGACTAAGCTTGCTAAATTACAAAAGAGTATTTCTAAGAAAGAATAATCTTAAAAAATCACATAAGCAAAGGTTTGATTAATTATGTTTAAGAAAAAACATGCTACGCCTGCGGTTACCTTAAAGGAAACGTGGAAAGATGGAGATACCGCAACCAAATTAACATTCTTCATCATGGGTTTAAATGCTATAAAGCATCGGCAATGGCTAAAAGGATTTTCGCTTTTATTTTCCGAAATTGTATTTTTAATTTGGTTCTTTTTAAGTGGAATTCATTCAATTGCTGGCTTGAGCAATTTAGGTGCAATAAAAACGAAACGAGTTATATTTGATAAAGCACAAGGAGTATATGTTACTCAGCAACCAGATAATTCAGTTTTGATCTTATTATTTGGTATTTTGGCTTTATTCATCGTTGCTGGCTTTATTTACCTATATATCATTAATCTGAAATCTAATAAGCATACTTTCTTATTAGAAAAAAGACATGAACATATTCCAACTAACCGCGAAGAGATTGCATCTTTGTTTGACCAAAGATTACATGCAACCTTGATGACAATTCCAATTGTTTTAATTATCTTATTTACTGTTTTGCCAACTGTCTTCATGATTTCCATGGCCTTCACTAATTATGATCGTCAACACTCAATCGGATTTTCATGGACTGGATTCCAAGCATTTGGAAACGTGTTAGGAGGAGACTTAGCTGGTACTTTCTTCCCAGTTCTAGGTTGGACTTTGATTTGGGCAGTGGCAGCTACTGCTACTACTTTCTTCTTTGGAGTTTTGCTTGCACTTTTGATTGAATCAAAGGGGATCAAGCACAAGAACTTATGGAGAACAATCTTTGTAATTGTCTATGCTGTACCACAATTCGTTTCTCTATTAATGATGGCTCAATTCCTTGATTATCAAGGACCATTGAATACATTACTTATGAACTGGGGCTGGATTAGCCACCCAATTCACTTCATTGATAATCAGGCTAGTCCACTTGTCGCAAGAATTACAGTTATCGTGGTTAACATGTGGATTGGTATCCCAGTTTCAATGCTAACTTCAACTGCTATTATTCAAAACTTACCTCAGGACCAAATTGAAGCTGCACGTATTGATGGTGCAAGTCCAGTACAAATTTTTAATCACATTACATTCCCACAAATTCTCTTTGTAATGTCTCCAGCTTTGATTCAGCAATTTATTGGTAACATCAACAACTTCAATGTTATCTACTTGCTGACTGGTGGTGCGCCAATGAATAATAACTACAACGGCGCTGGTTCTACTGACTTGCTAGTAACTTGGCTATATAACTTAACATTTGGTCAAGAGCAACGCTACAATGCCTCAGCTGTCTTAGGTATCTTGATCTTTATCATTAGTGCAACATTCTCACTAATTGCATATCGTCATACTAATGCGTACAAGGAGGGCTAAAAATGAAGTCTTATCATAATCAAAGAAAGATTGCATTAATCTTTAGATATGTTCTATTAGCCATCTTGGCCGTTTTATGGATATTCCCAATTATTTGGATTATTTTAGCTAGTTTTTCATACAACAACACAGGATTCGTATCTACCATTTGGCCAGATAAGTTTACTTGGCAAAATTATATTGGTATCTTTACTAACTCACAGTATCCATTTGTCAACTGGGTATTAAATACATTGTTTGTCGCTGTTATCTCAGCAACATTATCAACTTTTGTTACAATTGCGGTTGCTTACGTATTATCAAGATTACGTTTCCGCTTCCGTAAGCCATTCTTACAAATTGCTTTAGTTTTAGGGATGTTCCCAGGCTTCATGTCAATGATTGCTTTATACTACATCTTAAAAGCTTTGAACATGTTAAACCTTGGCGGCTTGATCTTAGTTTATGTTGGTGGTGCAGGATTAGGTTTCTACATTGCTAAAGGATTCTTTGATACAATGCCACGTGCAATTGATGAAGCCGCTGAAATTGATGGTGCAACTAAGTGGCAAGTATTTATTCATATTGGATTGCCACTTTCAAAACCAATGATCGTTTATACCGCACTTACTTCATTCATGGCTCCATGGGTAGACTTCATTTTCTCAGGTATTATCCTCTCTACCTCTGGAAATCCGAAGACTTACACGGTTGCGTATGGTTTATACAACATGGTCCACTCATCAAAAGGTATGATGGCTCAATTCTTTACTCAATTCATTGCTGGTTGTGTGGTTATCGCTATTCCAATTACAATTTTGTTCATTGTAATGCAGAAGTTCTACGTTAACGGAATTACAGCAGGTGCTGATAAGGGTTAATCAAATTAAAGTTTATGTGAAAAAAGTGTTCTGCGTTTGCAGGACACTTTTTATTTAAAGGAGGAAATTTATGACACCATGGTGGAAAAAAGCAGTTGTTTACCAAATTTATCCCAAGTCATTTCAAGATAGCAATGGAGACGGAATTGGAGATATTCCTGGGATTGTCTCAAGACTTGAATATTTAGAAAAATTAGGAATTGATGCAATTTGGCTGTCGCCCGTTTATTTATCGCCTGGGATTGATAATGGGTATGACATTTCTGATTATCAAAAAATTGACCCACAATACGGCACGATGAAAGATATGGATAATCTAATTAAAGAAGCTAAAAAACATCATATACGGATTATTATGGACCTTGTCGTAAATCACACTTCTGATCAACATCCTTGGTTTGTTGAAGCAAAGAAGAGTAAAGATAATCCATACCGTGATTTTTATATTTGGCGTGATTCAGTAGATGGACATGAACCCAACGATTTAAAATCTGCTTTTTCAGGATCAGCTTGGAAATTTGATGAAAAAACAGGACAATATTATTTGCATTTTTTTGCAGATCAACAGCCAGATTTGAATTGGAAGAATCCGAAACTAAGAAATAAAATTTATGACATGATGAATTATTGGATTGATAAAGGAATCGGCGGCTTTAGAATGGATGTCATTGAACTAATTGGTAAAGAGCCAGATCAACGAATCCGTGAAAATGGTCCAATGCTTCACCCATATTTAAAAGAAATGAATGAGCATACCTTTGCCCGTCAAGATATGATGACCGTGGGTGAGACTTGGAATGCAACGCCTAAAATTGCAGAAGAATATTCTGACCCAGCACGTCATGAATTGTCGATGGTCTTTCAATTTGAAAACCAAAATTTAGATCAAGAGCCAGGAAAAGAAAAGTGGGATTTAAGACCGCTTGATTTGGGAGAATTAAAAAAAGTATTAGTTAAATGGCAGACAGAAATTGATTTTAACCATGCTTGGAATAGCCTTTTCTGGGAAAACCATGATATTCCACGTGTTATTTCACGTTGGGGAAACGATCAAGAGTACCGCGTTCAATGTGCTAAAATGTTTGCGATAATTTTACATTTAATGCATGGAACTCCTTATATTTATAATGGTGAAGAAATTGGTATGACTAATTGCCCTGTTAAGTCTATTGCTGAGGTCGAAGATATTGAAAGTATCAATATGTATCATGAAAGACTAGAGCAAGGATATAAAAAAGCTGATCTAATTAAGTCAATTAACGCCAAAGGCCGCGATAATGCAAGAAGGCCAATGCAATGGTCTAATGAAGAGAATG is a window encoding:
- a CDS encoding glycoside hydrolase family 65 protein, with the protein product MKRIFEVDPWKVTTHKFSKEDKRLQESITAIGNDYMGMRGNFEEGYSGDTLQGTYLAGVWFPDKTVVGWWKNGYPKYFGKTPNAPSFIGIGITVNGEKLDLAKVKFSDFELSLDMHQGLLSRSFVYEGKDVKVKFEFERFLHIIQKEAALIKVKATVLEGHAKIDFDSTLDGTVVNEDSNYDERFWVPLGEDKDRRTIQVKTKPNPYEVPQFTVLLKQALRHNGEALQGEVSSQEAKLSEKISVELDQDQSYELEKDVIVVTSRDVEEKDQADVAENLMSKLQAKSFAENLAEHTATWEKRWETSDVEIAGDAAAQQGIRFNILQLFMTYYGEDERLNVGPKGFTGEKYGGATYWDTEAFIVPMYLAITKPSVTKALLEYRHNQLPGAYHNAKEQGLPGALFPMVTFNGIECHNEWEITFEEIHRNADIPHAIAMYTEYTGDDSYVKNEGMDVLVGTARFWAARVHWSKWRNKYVMHGVTGPNEYENNVNNNWFTSTMARWLLKYTLERLPLATKEAQERVHVTEEEKEKWQDIVDKIYLPEDKDLGIFLQQDDFLDKEIRPVSEIEDQRPINQHWSWDKILRSPFIKQADVLQGIYFFPENYTKEQKEKNFDFYEPLTVHESSLSPSIHSVLAAELGKKDKAVELYERTARLDLDNYNNDTVDGLHITSMSGSWLAIVQGFAGMRYDHDQLKFKPFIPDNWNHYSFKINYRGRLIEVYVDHQETKISLLKGENLEILVNDQKVMLKEGETECLKA
- the pgmB gene encoding beta-phosphoglucomutase; protein product: MLKGLIFDLDGVLTNSAVYHLTAWNNLAKELGINLTDEQLNSLRGISRMDSLNLILKYGGQENKYSEAEKEKFAAEKNTKFVEQVEKMTPADILPGIPELLSDAKKQNLKMVIASASKNAPKILTKLGIMDEFDGIVDPATLHRGKPDPEIYEKAQKLLGLNADEVISFEDAQAGVQSIKSAGQFAVGIGDKEVLKEADYVVPTTKELKLSEIESVFNKK
- a CDS encoding ABC transporter ATP-binding protein; protein product: MVEVDLNHIYKKYEGNDKYSVNDFDLHIKDKEFIVFVGPSGCGKSTTLRMVAGLEDISKGTLEIDHKVMNDVAPKDRNIAMVFQNYALYPHMSIYDNMAFGLKLRHYKKDEIDKRVKHAAEILGLSEYLDKKPSELSGGQRQRVALGRAIVRDAPIFLMDEPLSNLDAKLRVTMRAEIAKLHQNLGTTTIYVTHDQTEAMTLADRVVVMSVGQVQQIGTPLEVYNKPVNMFVAGFIGSPQMNFFNVHFKGNRISDGKGLNIEIPEGKAKMLKDKGYEDKDLVFGIRPEDIHSEEAFLETWPNQTVKSTVVVSELLGSTIQLYQKVDGTEFVAIVNARDYHTPGDKVEMGFDVNKAHFFDKDTTNAIR
- a CDS encoding extracellular solute-binding protein; the encoded protein is MKLWKKLALGSVVALSAISLTACGKSSNSNESKSSDKQLTLWVDTARVSWYKGVVKDFEKEHPNIKVKVTQNPNGSANAKTDVGKDPSKAADVFGVPNDQLGQMADSGYINPLSPSDTKEIKKNSVPEAYKGAEWKGKLYAYPYAEQAQTVYYDKSKLSPEDVKSWKTMTSKGVVATDFTNAYVMWPVMFSAGTKLFGDSGEEVKGSTFDSQNGVNAMKWYAEQKNNKGVMQTSNALNQLKKGHAQAILDGPWNAANIKKILGKNLGVAPYPTIELGGKTAQMEAFLGIECFAVNSHTSNAKNAAILAKYLSNKENQLIVHKNAGEIPVNKAAQNTTEVKNDPVAKAVIQMAQPGYSVLQPKLPQMSIFWNDSAPLISGAYDGKIKPSQYKTKLAKLQKSISKKE
- a CDS encoding carbohydrate ABC transporter permease yields the protein MFKKKHATPAVTLKETWKDGDTATKLTFFIMGLNAIKHRQWLKGFSLLFSEIVFLIWFFLSGIHSIAGLSNLGAIKTKRVIFDKAQGVYVTQQPDNSVLILLFGILALFIVAGFIYLYIINLKSNKHTFLLEKRHEHIPTNREEIASLFDQRLHATLMTIPIVLIILFTVLPTVFMISMAFTNYDRQHSIGFSWTGFQAFGNVLGGDLAGTFFPVLGWTLIWAVAATATTFFFGVLLALLIESKGIKHKNLWRTIFVIVYAVPQFVSLLMMAQFLDYQGPLNTLLMNWGWISHPIHFIDNQASPLVARITVIVVNMWIGIPVSMLTSTAIIQNLPQDQIEAARIDGASPVQIFNHITFPQILFVMSPALIQQFIGNINNFNVIYLLTGGAPMNNNYNGAGSTDLLVTWLYNLTFGQEQRYNASAVLGILIFIISATFSLIAYRHTNAYKEG
- a CDS encoding sugar ABC transporter permease, which encodes MKSYHNQRKIALIFRYVLLAILAVLWIFPIIWIILASFSYNNTGFVSTIWPDKFTWQNYIGIFTNSQYPFVNWVLNTLFVAVISATLSTFVTIAVAYVLSRLRFRFRKPFLQIALVLGMFPGFMSMIALYYILKALNMLNLGGLILVYVGGAGLGFYIAKGFFDTMPRAIDEAAEIDGATKWQVFIHIGLPLSKPMIVYTALTSFMAPWVDFIFSGIILSTSGNPKTYTVAYGLYNMVHSSKGMMAQFFTQFIAGCVVIAIPITILFIVMQKFYVNGITAGADKG
- a CDS encoding glycoside hydrolase family 13 protein; translation: MTPWWKKAVVYQIYPKSFQDSNGDGIGDIPGIVSRLEYLEKLGIDAIWLSPVYLSPGIDNGYDISDYQKIDPQYGTMKDMDNLIKEAKKHHIRIIMDLVVNHTSDQHPWFVEAKKSKDNPYRDFYIWRDSVDGHEPNDLKSAFSGSAWKFDEKTGQYYLHFFADQQPDLNWKNPKLRNKIYDMMNYWIDKGIGGFRMDVIELIGKEPDQRIRENGPMLHPYLKEMNEHTFARQDMMTVGETWNATPKIAEEYSDPARHELSMVFQFENQNLDQEPGKEKWDLRPLDLGELKKVLVKWQTEIDFNHAWNSLFWENHDIPRVISRWGNDQEYRVQCAKMFAIILHLMHGTPYIYNGEEIGMTNCPVKSIAEVEDIESINMYHERLEQGYKKADLIKSINAKGRDNARRPMQWSNEENAGFTSGKPWLKVNPNYQKINVKAALADPGSIFYTYQKLIKLRHENPVVVDGDFELVENTGDSVLAFWRKLGNEKWLVVANLSGEKQGFNLDSDFKEVLISNYEKRASLKNIVLKPYEAFAVKA